Proteins from a genomic interval of Paenibacillus sp. FSL H8-0048:
- a CDS encoding sensor histidine kinase, producing MLFLFAQLFPYYYRRFHAKARPLMLLISLETALIAVLMLFTGGYDSPFKLYVLNPVLFAAGALSFYFAWSLIVGYIAIVAASGYMDSGSPGPTIPEIMLANGNLFLALALAVIVMQMVKGIKRQREEANARTNDTMEHIKSLYHIVETSSQHDFMNIGQVITDYVVKLTKLEKALFWFAKKSGEPAPQSRQTGWQHEEERFLFMELEKHEHEWRLQREPVFKSMPGIGDFLLMPVRMSTRFVGMIGVKLEASEGLEGRRWYIQQLMFLSELSAIILERHELGVIENRLIITNEQNRIADEMHDSVSQSLFGIVYATHSLKQTWRKMSERELEEQIELIHDSATKVAKELRITIYSLSSKKSGGPSWLGMVRSHLKSLSRLNDVEIELKITGDDFSLPYPYHKALFRIISEATGNAIRHGAASRVDVELSLKPKWIRLSIVDDGVGFDADLIWAESEDHSGGLGMKNMQYLAQSLGGDFQLTSSENAGTRILISIPVGVAELKNA from the coding sequence GTGCTATTCTTATTTGCCCAACTATTCCCGTACTATTACCGGAGGTTCCATGCAAAAGCCCGTCCGCTCATGCTCTTGATCAGCCTGGAGACGGCACTCATTGCGGTGTTGATGTTATTTACTGGAGGATACGATAGTCCTTTTAAGCTATATGTACTGAATCCTGTGCTGTTTGCGGCGGGTGCGTTATCTTTTTATTTTGCCTGGAGCCTGATTGTGGGCTATATTGCCATTGTGGCAGCATCGGGCTATATGGATTCCGGTTCTCCCGGTCCTACGATTCCAGAAATTATGCTTGCCAATGGTAACCTGTTTCTAGCCCTGGCTCTCGCGGTTATAGTTATGCAGATGGTTAAGGGGATAAAGCGGCAGCGGGAGGAAGCGAACGCGCGGACCAACGATACCATGGAGCATATCAAATCGCTTTATCACATCGTGGAAACATCGAGCCAGCATGACTTCATGAATATTGGCCAAGTCATTACCGATTATGTGGTCAAGCTTACCAAGCTGGAGAAGGCCCTGTTCTGGTTCGCCAAAAAAAGCGGGGAGCCTGCTCCGCAGAGCCGTCAGACAGGATGGCAGCATGAGGAGGAGCGCTTTCTGTTCATGGAACTGGAGAAGCATGAGCATGAATGGAGGCTGCAGCGTGAACCGGTATTCAAAAGTATGCCGGGAATCGGTGACTTCCTGTTGATGCCGGTAAGAATGAGCACCCGGTTCGTCGGGATGATTGGCGTGAAGCTGGAAGCCTCGGAAGGGCTGGAGGGCCGCCGGTGGTACATCCAGCAGCTGATGTTCCTGTCGGAGCTGAGTGCGATTATTCTTGAGCGCCATGAGCTGGGCGTGATCGAGAACCGGCTGATCATCACGAACGAGCAGAACCGGATCGCCGATGAGATGCATGACAGTGTGTCCCAGAGTCTTTTCGGCATCGTCTATGCGACCCATTCCCTGAAGCAGACCTGGCGGAAAATGTCTGAGCGGGAGCTGGAGGAGCAGATTGAGCTTATCCATGATTCAGCCACCAAGGTGGCCAAGGAGCTGCGGATTACCATCTACAGCCTCAGCTCCAAGAAGAGCGGCGGCCCAAGCTGGCTTGGGATGGTGCGCTCGCATCTGAAGAGCCTCTCCCGGCTTAACGATGTTGAGATTGAACTGAAAATAACGGGGGATGATTTCAGTCTCCCTTATCCTTACCACAAGGCACTCTTCCGGATTATCTCCGAAGCTACCGGCAACGCCATACGACATGGTGCTGCCAGCCGGGTGGATGTAGAACTGTCACTTAAGCCGAAATGGATTAGACTATCGATTGTCGACGATGGCGTCGGTTTCGATGCCGATCTGATCTGGGCTGAATCCGAGGATCACTCAGGCGGACTGGGAATGAAGAATATGCAATATCTGGCACAGTCCCTTGGAGGCGATTTCCAGTTAACCAGCAGCGAGAACGCTGGAACCAGAATTTTAATCTCTATACCTGTCGGTGTGGCTGAACTGAAAAATGCATAA
- a CDS encoding helix-turn-helix transcriptional regulator, translating to MPKLMDYMISPYPVRIIDPKVEAARLRLKSIRVGQAGHLPGRTLFRSGVTFEHWALVYIVAGGGTYTENGGAEQQVHEGSLFFFRPGYHYSFGPPPGGYWDEYYINFSGSRVTEWLEAGMIAGGEVTRGDKAEGLEASFEKVLSYMAGDVPGDADRAALLLEEMLLECSLQLQGSRRPWQQEAMPLIREALNACIYEKPDLPKMAERLHLSMSTLRRTVRRSSGYPLHEYIHRLKMAEAKHLLLNTSLQVQEIAGMLHYRDSFYFSRLFKKYMGLSPQTCRNHI from the coding sequence ATGCCCAAGCTCATGGATTATATGATCAGCCCGTATCCAGTAAGAATTATTGATCCGAAGGTGGAGGCCGCCAGGCTGCGCCTGAAGTCGATTCGTGTCGGGCAAGCCGGCCATCTGCCGGGAAGAACGCTGTTTCGTTCGGGGGTCACCTTTGAACACTGGGCCCTTGTATATATAGTCGCAGGAGGCGGAACTTATACAGAGAACGGAGGAGCAGAGCAGCAGGTCCATGAGGGAAGCCTGTTTTTTTTCAGACCTGGTTATCACTACAGCTTCGGACCGCCGCCAGGCGGGTATTGGGATGAATACTATATTAATTTCAGCGGAAGCCGTGTCACCGAATGGCTCGAAGCCGGTATGATTGCGGGTGGAGAGGTAACCCGGGGAGATAAGGCGGAAGGGCTGGAAGCGTCTTTTGAAAAGGTTCTGTCGTACATGGCGGGGGATGTTCCCGGTGATGCGGACCGGGCTGCACTGCTGCTGGAGGAGATGCTGTTGGAATGCTCACTGCAGCTCCAGGGCAGCCGCCGCCCGTGGCAGCAGGAAGCCATGCCGCTGATCCGGGAGGCGCTGAATGCCTGTATCTATGAGAAGCCCGATCTGCCGAAGATGGCTGAGCGCCTGCACCTCTCCATGTCTACACTCCGGCGCACCGTGCGGCGGAGCAGCGGGTATCCACTGCATGAATATATCCACCGGCTGAAGATGGCCGAGGCCAAGCATTTGCTGCTTAATACCTCGCTGCAGGTGCAGGAGATAGCGGGAATGCTTCATTATAGGGATAGTTTTTATTTTTCAAGGCTATTCAAAAAATATATGGGCCTCTCTCCGCAGACCTGCCGGAATCATATATGA
- a CDS encoding beta-N-acetylhexosaminidase codes for MSDVVHLQLFPRPQKVTVSAGQFHLPSRGSIVLASEDQLSALPAARRLQQIASGAVRLNLPLSIGQRSSTVPACTFRYNALLAEGAYELHINEEGLTAAYGSPQGAYYAAATLKQLLQQCGRTLPYLHICDQPDFAARGLMLDISRNKIPTLDTLYRIIDLMADLKLNQLQLYIEGAPFAYESFPQVWELETPLTGDEILRLDAYCRERYIELVPNQNSFGHMEGWLTRPEFNHLAEIPAGFMLPDQMYDSDLYPEGLFMHPGTFHTEDPEVLQLLGTMYDDLLPYFSSEMFNVGCDETYELGLGASQALAESSGKGELYLSFLQKIHGLVKQRGKTMQFWGDIIIQHPELIPRLPKDIIAMEWGYSTAHPFEADTRKFKEAGIPFYVCPGTSSWNSLTGRTDNMLANLRSAAVHGKRNGAIGYLITDWGDFGHWQHLPVSYAGFAYGAALAWNVEGNLEADVAHYLNTAVFQDRSGTIGQLLLDLGNYYKLESGTVRPNDTEMSMLLRSHLEHVQLAVKLPAEQLDQLEQYILGLEARLEQPVMDCSDAGLVIEELQSGIRFVKHAVQLTRLKHQLASAEPKPQAAQVQALIHDLDLLLHEYRQLWSRRNRPGGLERSVSKLVRLRGEYAELAAKLDAEAVR; via the coding sequence ATGTCTGATGTTGTTCACTTACAGCTTTTCCCCCGCCCGCAAAAGGTCACGGTATCCGCAGGACAGTTCCACCTTCCTTCCCGGGGCAGCATTGTGCTGGCCAGTGAGGACCAGTTGTCCGCCCTTCCCGCAGCACGCAGGCTTCAACAGATCGCATCCGGGGCGGTCCGTCTCAATCTGCCTCTGTCCATAGGGCAGCGGTCTTCCACAGTTCCTGCATGTACTTTCCGCTATAACGCACTGCTTGCAGAAGGTGCCTATGAGCTGCACATTAACGAAGAAGGCCTAACTGCCGCTTACGGTTCCCCGCAAGGTGCTTATTATGCAGCCGCAACGCTGAAGCAGCTCCTGCAGCAGTGCGGCCGGACACTTCCTTATCTGCATATCTGCGATCAGCCGGATTTCGCGGCCAGAGGACTGATGCTTGATATCAGCCGCAACAAAATCCCCACGCTGGATACCCTGTACCGGATCATTGATCTCATGGCGGATCTCAAGCTGAATCAGCTGCAGCTATATATAGAAGGAGCTCCATTCGCTTACGAGTCTTTCCCGCAGGTATGGGAGCTGGAAACTCCGCTCACGGGCGATGAAATTCTGCGCTTAGATGCCTACTGCCGCGAGCGGTATATTGAGCTGGTGCCTAATCAAAATAGCTTCGGCCATATGGAGGGCTGGCTGACCCGGCCGGAGTTCAACCACCTGGCAGAGATCCCCGCAGGCTTCATGCTCCCGGATCAGATGTACGATAGCGATTTATACCCGGAAGGATTATTCATGCATCCCGGCACCTTCCATACGGAGGACCCCGAGGTACTGCAGCTTCTGGGCACGATGTACGATGACCTCCTTCCCTACTTCAGCTCAGAGATGTTCAATGTCGGCTGCGATGAGACCTATGAACTGGGACTTGGCGCAAGTCAGGCGCTGGCGGAGTCTTCCGGCAAGGGCGAGCTATACCTCTCCTTCCTGCAAAAGATTCACGGGCTGGTCAAGCAGCGCGGCAAAACCATGCAATTCTGGGGCGATATCATCATCCAGCATCCTGAGCTGATCCCCCGGCTGCCGAAGGATATCATCGCCATGGAGTGGGGGTACAGCACGGCCCATCCGTTTGAAGCGGATACCCGCAAATTCAAGGAAGCAGGCATCCCTTTCTATGTCTGTCCGGGGACCAGCTCCTGGAATTCGCTCACCGGGCGAACGGACAACATGCTCGCCAATCTGCGCAGTGCTGCGGTACATGGCAAGAGAAACGGCGCTATCGGCTACCTGATTACCGACTGGGGCGATTTCGGCCACTGGCAGCATCTGCCGGTCAGCTATGCCGGATTCGCCTACGGGGCAGCACTGGCCTGGAATGTAGAGGGGAATCTGGAGGCGGATGTGGCGCATTATCTGAACACGGCAGTCTTCCAAGACCGCTCTGGAACCATCGGGCAACTGCTGCTTGATTTGGGCAACTACTATAAGCTGGAGTCGGGCACGGTCCGCCCGAATGATACAGAGATGTCCATGCTGCTGCGAAGCCATCTGGAGCATGTACAGCTGGCTGTTAAGCTCCCTGCAGAGCAGCTTGACCAGCTGGAGCAATACATCCTCGGCCTCGAAGCCAGGCTTGAGCAGCCGGTTATGGATTGCAGCGACGCCGGATTGGTCATAGAAGAGCTTCAGAGCGGCATCCGCTTCGTGAAGCATGCCGTGCAGCTTACCCGGCTCAAGCACCAGCTTGCGTCAGCCGAGCCGAAGCCCCAGGCAGCGCAGGTTCAGGCGCTGATCCATGACCTGGATCTGCTGCTGCACGAGTACCGCCAGCTATGGAGCCGGCGCAACCGGCCGGGCGGCCTGGAGCGCAGTGTCTCGAAGCTGGTCCGCCTGCGTGGGGAATACGCCGAGCTTGCCGCCAAGCTGGACGCAGAGGCAGTTCGGTAG
- a CDS encoding NHLP leader peptide family RiPP precursor, whose product MILLSVGVLKNQVIQKAWEDPAFKQRLLADPKAALQEALGINLPDNITLKTVEEGSNEFYLVIPPSPSSDVMKTRITPMGTW is encoded by the coding sequence GTGATTCTATTGTCAGTAGGAGTTCTTAAGAATCAGGTGATTCAGAAGGCGTGGGAAGATCCGGCTTTCAAACAAAGACTGCTTGCAGATCCGAAGGCAGCGCTCCAGGAGGCGCTGGGCATCAACCTTCCTGACAACATTACACTGAAGACCGTTGAGGAAGGCTCCAATGAATTCTATCTGGTCATTCCCCCAAGCCCTTCTTCTGATGTAATGAAGACACGTATCACCCCAATGGGAACCTGGTAG